DNA sequence from the Catenulispora sp. EB89 genome:
CCGAGGGCGTCGTGGTGACCACTGCTCCGGAAGAGTGACCAGACGTGACCGACAGGGGTGACCGCGCGACGCGGGGCGCCCCGGCGGCGACCCTGACCGGCGGACGATGAAGTATGGCGCGTGACCGATCGGCGGCCCTGGCGGCCGCCGCGCTCCTGGCCCTCGGCGGTGCGGCCGGCTGCGGACCCTCCAAGAGCGCGGCGAAGCCTGCCGCCGCGCCGCAACCGGCCGGCCCCGCCACCCCGACCGCCCCGAGCTCGCCCGCCTCGCCGCCCGCGCCGACCGCCGCCGCGCTCCAGGCCCGGCTGCTGACCCTGGCCGACATGCCGGCCGGCTTCGTCGCCGACGAGGACACCGACGACGCCAACGGCGTCATGTCCGCCACCGAACCGGACTGCCGGCCGATGACGGACCTGATGAACAGCCAGGGCCACCCGGCCGGCGCCCTGGCCTCCGCCGAGGCCTCGTTCACCCGCTCCCAGTTCGGCCCGAACATCGCCACCGGCCTGGCCGGCTTCGCCACCTCCGAGGCCGCGCAGAAGCTGTTGGACTCGGTCACCGAGGCGATGCGCAGCTGCACGAAGCTCACGGAGACCGACAAGGACGGCAGCAGCTACGACTTCCTGGTCGCGCAGTTGCCCTTCCCACAGACCGGCGACGCCAGCGGGGCGATCCGCATCGTCGCCGACGTGGACGACCTGCCGGCGCAGGTGGACCTGGTGCTGGTGCGGGTCGGCAGCACCCTGCTCTACGTGGCCGACACCGGCTTCGGCACTACCGACCCGGACCTGACGGAGCAGGTGGTCGCGCGGGCGGTGGCCAAGGTGAAGGACCCGGCCGCGGCGCGCTCGAAGCCCACCCCGGAGCCCGCGACGAGTTCGGATGCCACGCCGTCGGCGGCCCACGGGGCGGCGCAGGCGTGGGCGGGCGGCGATCCGGTGTCCTCAGGAGACTGAGGCCGGCCGCCGCCGCCCCACTTCGCGCGAATCAGTTCGGTCGGATCAATTCACTCGTACCGGTGCGCCCACATGAGCGTGCCCGAATGAACGCGCCCGCATGAACGCGCGGGCACCAG
Encoded proteins:
- a CDS encoding sensor domain-containing protein — protein: MARDRSAALAAAALLALGGAAGCGPSKSAAKPAAAPQPAGPATPTAPSSPASPPAPTAAALQARLLTLADMPAGFVADEDTDDANGVMSATEPDCRPMTDLMNSQGHPAGALASAEASFTRSQFGPNIATGLAGFATSEAAQKLLDSVTEAMRSCTKLTETDKDGSSYDFLVAQLPFPQTGDASGAIRIVADVDDLPAQVDLVLVRVGSTLLYVADTGFGTTDPDLTEQVVARAVAKVKDPAAARSKPTPEPATSSDATPSAAHGAAQAWAGGDPVSSGD